The Tolypothrix sp. NIES-4075 DNA window TGCCTAACGCGCCGCTGCCTTTGTTTGGTTATCCTGGCTCTTTTAAAGCAGGGGAGGCTTTTTCAAAGAGAAAATGCCTTGTCAACATACGAATCGTCGCGCAGCCTGTACTAACCTTTAAGCGTTTCTCCAAGACACTTGCTTTCGTGTTTTCATGTGACGCTTAAGAAGTTTCCATAAACGAAACCTCTTGGGGCTATAGAGGCGATCGCGCTACTTGACGCTTTTGTATAAGTTAGACTAAGGGAGTTTCTGTAATGATGGAATTGAGCGGCATGGAGCGGGAAAGACCGATATCAGCAGAGAATATCCTTGACTATTAAGCCTTAAATCTTCTGTTGTCATATCCGCACATCCATTTAGACACTTTCATTTCAAAAACTGAGATTTACAACAAAAACCGATTAATCGTTTTCCCATTTTTCACGACCAATCAAATCGCCGATGCGATCGCGCAGTAAAAAATCACATTTTTCTAATTCGCATTCCACGCAAACCCACTCTCTCGCGGGGATGTATTGGCAGAGTGTGTATATTGGCTGTTGTCGGCTGACCATTCCCTTTTGCACCAGTCGGCGTGCTTCGTCTTGGATGACATCCAGAGAGTAGTAATTAATAGAAGGCACCGTATTGATACTCATGGTTTTAACTCACAAAGTTACACTTAATTAGTCTTCCCAACTTTTCTTAGGAACGAACACCACAAGGATTAATCTTGTGGCTTGGCTTTTGTATTTTGGTATACGGAACTATTTTCATTTTGACGCTACATATCCTCAAATTATCTAAAGAAATGTTAAGAAAGTCAAGTATTCATGACATTTCCTTTGAATGCGTCTCAAAAAATAGTACCTCGGTAATTATAGTAACCTGTTTATCAAAAGTGCAAATTCTTTTGAGAAGGTTTAAAAGCTTTACAGAAGATGCTTTCATCTCTGATTTTGTAGAAGTTATTAGTTCTTTGGGAAGTTATTTAAATATCACATGATGTACTTAAAGTAGTGTCACAGATGGGTAAAATCGTTTTTTGGTGAAACAGATCAGAAATATTTAGCAGCAACCAGGGTATAAACTGTTGCTCTTCAGAATGGCTAAAGTACACCACAAAAGCTTTTGGATAACTAATTGTTAATAATTTATTAAATAAATATACATATGTGAATTTCCGTTCCGGAATGTAGAAAAAAGCATGGCTTTTGGTAAACAACTGTAACAATGTTGGATGATTTGCTTTTAAATTAATACTGGTTTGGGTGTGGCGATCGCTATTTGGAGTTATGTATAGCATTTGGTATAGCTTCCTTAATTGCTTGGATGGCTTGAAGTGAAAAAATCTAATGCCAAAAGGTGATTTATGGCAATTAGATTGTGTAAATGAATACTCTATTATGTATAAACTTTTATTGCATTGATAAGTTTTGTCGATAAAAGAGTACTGAATCATTAGTTATTTGATTTTGTTACCAAACCTTAACAAAAATATCTAGTTAAGTGGTTTGCATTCGTACGATGCTTCACTCTTGTTTTGGGCACAAGCGATACTATAAAGTAGCCACGGATACATAAATAATATATATGTGACTACCATATCCCTGAAGCAGGCATAGTCATA harbors:
- a CDS encoding DUF4327 family protein — its product is MSINTVPSINYYSLDVIQDEARRLVQKGMVSRQQPIYTLCQYIPAREWVCVECELEKCDFLLRDRIGDLIGREKWEND